Proteins encoded by one window of Saprospiraceae bacterium:
- a CDS encoding CHAT domain-containing protein gives MDVIDRMWFALLEEDKLRSFFQDKAGLYEKASLCCIRLGYYKKAFELLEKAKTRYLGDLIARRQMAPNRVLSKEIREYWEQTGKAKAVAASLGGTEGTEANIISSLSKGKIPKGSPIYLPVRQWALNKAVEDDETGQTQALKTIVDKVWDVVGFLGENTTNLSSENILKVKEHLDAIYQVIAKALEKTRNEPDFQKYSRAANSLREWDSEFKNSSLWVFQEYIEIIEKAINALAMNNNNTSFELFLIAILEALDFNLEHNPVKVVSTGQYSPKDSEGWTYTFHTEDKGSEKTASLEEILLPLWQKRSSSSWRYIDQLARGESITFRETQALLDGQVETAMIAYQVTSQGTVIYIFLAQNASASTNNLFPNLEGRDLFFVYTLPSVTESHLEELFFGKNGWVKLQKNERQNWKKNMHEALGLLYNELIVPINGFLKKNGIKHLRIIPHRHLHLVPFAALWYKKKEEKHYLIDDYDIAYLPSATLVNIALKRAATKNQSQTLTAVTNPTGDLHFAEVEVDYLLRRYHGWNKKDLRGKNATRKKLEALELGHLFHFSGHASYNWEDPLSSHLNLSDDKLELGCLFDEALLAKQLHMAVLSACETGITDPASLSDEYLGLGSGFLFAGASTILSTLWPVSDQATALLMRQFYYSFKFLGYSPPEALQRAQQWLKGSTIKEQDALLHNLDYRSSKNENDYQRGIGNRAFGESLNPSHPYFWAGFKILGI, from the coding sequence ATGGATGTTATCGACCGTATGTGGTTCGCCCTATTGGAGGAAGATAAACTGCGCAGTTTTTTCCAGGATAAGGCCGGGCTCTATGAAAAAGCTTCTTTGTGTTGCATTCGCCTTGGATATTACAAAAAGGCCTTCGAATTACTGGAAAAGGCCAAAACGCGTTACCTCGGCGATTTGATTGCTCGACGGCAAATGGCCCCCAATAGGGTGTTGTCAAAAGAAATTCGTGAATATTGGGAGCAAACTGGGAAGGCAAAGGCGGTGGCTGCTTCCTTAGGTGGGACAGAAGGCACCGAGGCCAATATCATTTCCAGCCTTTCAAAAGGTAAGATTCCAAAAGGTAGTCCAATTTATTTACCGGTGAGACAATGGGCATTGAATAAAGCAGTTGAGGATGATGAAACCGGTCAAACTCAAGCGCTAAAAACCATTGTAGATAAAGTATGGGATGTAGTCGGATTTTTAGGTGAAAATACTACAAACTTGTCATCCGAAAACATTTTAAAAGTCAAAGAACATCTGGATGCCATTTACCAAGTCATAGCAAAAGCTCTTGAAAAAACTAGAAATGAGCCTGATTTTCAAAAGTATAGCAGGGCGGCTAATTCACTCAGAGAATGGGATTCCGAATTCAAAAATTCTTCTTTGTGGGTATTTCAAGAATATATTGAGATCATTGAAAAGGCAATCAACGCTTTGGCTATGAATAATAATAACACAAGTTTCGAATTATTTCTAATAGCTATTTTGGAAGCGCTTGATTTTAACTTGGAACATAATCCTGTCAAGGTTGTGTCTACTGGACAATATTCTCCAAAAGATAGTGAGGGATGGACTTATACCTTCCACACCGAAGACAAAGGAAGCGAAAAAACTGCATCACTAGAAGAGATTCTTCTCCCGTTATGGCAAAAACGTTCATCTTCCTCCTGGCGTTATATTGATCAACTGGCGCGTGGCGAGAGCATTACTTTTCGGGAGACTCAGGCTTTGTTAGATGGTCAAGTAGAAACGGCTATGATAGCCTATCAGGTGACTAGTCAAGGAACCGTGATCTATATCTTTTTAGCACAAAACGCTAGTGCCAGTACTAATAATCTGTTTCCTAATCTAGAAGGCCGTGATCTTTTTTTTGTTTACACCCTTCCTTCTGTTACTGAATCTCACCTTGAAGAGCTATTCTTCGGTAAGAATGGTTGGGTAAAATTACAAAAGAATGAAAGGCAAAACTGGAAAAAAAACATGCATGAAGCCTTAGGACTGTTGTACAATGAATTGATCGTTCCCATAAATGGTTTTCTGAAAAAAAATGGAATAAAACATCTCAGAATCATTCCGCACCGGCATCTACATTTGGTGCCTTTTGCCGCTTTATGGTATAAGAAAAAAGAGGAAAAGCATTACCTAATCGATGATTACGATATTGCCTACTTGCCCAGCGCCACGCTAGTGAATATCGCTTTAAAGCGAGCAGCAACCAAGAATCAATCCCAAACCCTCACCGCTGTCACTAATCCCACGGGAGATTTGCATTTTGCTGAAGTAGAAGTCGACTATCTTCTGAGGAGATATCATGGTTGGAACAAAAAAGACCTTCGGGGAAAAAATGCAACCAGAAAGAAATTGGAAGCGCTCGAGCTAGGTCATCTTTTCCATTTTTCCGGTCATGCTTCTTATAACTGGGAAGATCCACTCTCTTCCCATCTGAATCTTTCCGATGATAAGTTGGAACTAGGTTGTCTTTTCGACGAAGCCCTGCTTGCTAAACAGCTCCATATGGCCGTCCTCTCTGCCTGTGAAACTGGAATTACTGATCCTGCAAGTCTGTCCGACGAATATTTGGGTCTTGGCAGCGGATTTCTATTTGCTGGTGCCAGCACTATTCTCAGCACGCTGTGGCCAGTTAGCGACCAGGCTACGGCTCTTCTCATGCGCCAGTTTTATTATTCCTTTAAATTTTTAGGTTATTCACCGCCAGAAGCTCTACAAAGGGCACAACAATGGTTAAAGGGGAGCACGATTAAAGAACAGGATGCATTACTTCACAACCTGGATTACCGTTCATCCAAAAACGAGAATGATTATCAACGGGGGATCGGAAATCGGGCTTTTGGTGAATCGCTTAACCCCTCTCATCCATACTTCTGGGCAGGATTTAAGATTTTGGGGATTTAA
- a CDS encoding transposase, with protein sequence MWSTKCNVGQFPAQIKAPVSYGSGVQALVRLLHVKCQLSYQNIRELFDDLFGQPINGATLQQSVKNTYDKLEPVEQHIKDKLLLSPVLHTDETG encoded by the coding sequence ATGTGGTCAACTAAATGTAATGTAGGGCAATTTCCAGCTCAAATTAAGGCGCCAGTGAGTTATGGCAGTGGCGTTCAGGCTTTGGTTAGGTTGTTACATGTTAAATGCCAGTTAAGCTACCAAAATATCAGAGAGTTGTTTGATGATTTGTTTGGCCAACCCATTAATGGGGCCACCCTGCAGCAGTCGGTGAAAAATACATACGACAAATTGGAGCCAGTAGAACAACATATTAAAGATAAATTACTTTTATCCCCCGTTTTACACACCGATGAAACGGGGTAG
- a CDS encoding DUF6444 domain-containing protein, which translates to MDYLKIIAQKNVQIKELEKVAQRVDELTKLLADAMFRISQLESQLKQNSRNSSKPPSTDGPKKKPGLPPKGGKRGGQSGHKGDTIKMSSHVDDLQLCAPKRCGCGKRLLRQDMEIHARRQVFDIPDPKLLVTEYQQLSCSCPACGQLNVM; encoded by the coding sequence ATGGATTACCTGAAAATCATAGCGCAGAAAAATGTTCAAATCAAGGAGTTGGAAAAGGTTGCACAGCGAGTGGATGAACTGACCAAGCTGCTGGCCGACGCTATGTTCAGGATTAGTCAATTAGAATCTCAACTCAAGCAAAATAGTCGTAATTCTTCTAAGCCACCATCCACAGATGGTCCTAAAAAGAAGCCAGGCTTGCCGCCTAAAGGAGGTAAGCGAGGAGGACAAAGCGGTCACAAAGGAGATACAATAAAGATGTCCAGCCATGTGGATGATTTGCAACTCTGCGCCCCTAAGCGCTGTGGCTGTGGTAAACGTTTGCTCCGCCAAGATATGGAGATTCATGCCCGTCGGCAGGTGTTTGATATACCGGATCCCAAATTGTTGGTGACGGAATATCAACAACTGAGTTGTAGCTGTCCGGCATGTGGTCAACTAAATGTAATGTAG